One window from the genome of Balaenoptera musculus isolate JJ_BM4_2016_0621 chromosome 3, mBalMus1.pri.v3, whole genome shotgun sequence encodes:
- the LOC118893338 gene encoding protocadherin alpha-2 isoform X8, translated as MVSSKSRGGEVGCLLLSLLLLAAGEARSSQVHYSVPEEAKHGTFVGRIAQDLGLELAELVPRLFRVASKGRGDLLEVNLQNGILFVNSRIDREELCGRSAECSIHLEVIVDRPLQVFHVAVEVKDINDNPPVFPVTVKTIRFHESRLLDSRFPLEGAFDADVGVNALLSYKLSSSEFFFLDIQTNDELSQSLSLVLRKSLDREETAEINLLLVATDRGKPELTGTVQLLIKVLDVNDNEPTFDQSVYKVQLLENIANGSLVIKLNSSDADEGSNSEIVYSFSGDVSPNIKTKFKIDPSSGEIRTKGQLDYEEVKSYEIQVIAYDNGTPPMSGHCKISVKLVDINDNTPEVSITSLSLPIREDAPLGTVIALITVSDRDSGANGQVTCTLTPHDFFKLVSTFKNYYSLVLDSALDRENLANYEVGVTARDGGSPSLSATASVSVEVADVNDNAPAFAQPEYTVFVKENNPPGCHIFTVSARDADAQENALVSYSLVERRVGERALSSYVSVHAESGKVYALQPLDHEELELLQFQVSARDAGVPPLGSNVTLQVFVLDENDNAPALLLPGPGGGAGALSQRVARSVGAGHVVAKVRAVDADSGYNAWLSYELQPAAGGARSPFRVGLYTGEISTTRALDEADAPRQRLLVLVKDHGEPALTATATVLLSLEDSGQAPKVSSRASTGAAGAEAALVDVNVYLIIAICAVSSLLVLTLLLYTALRRSAPPSEGACGPGKPTLVCSSAVGSWSYSQQRRQRVCSGEGPPKADLMAFSPCLPPGPISGDREEQLDVKVDLPAKRMLHRGLSSL; from the coding sequence ATGGTGTCTTCTAAGAGTAGGGGCGGAGAGGTCGGGTGTCTGCTACTCTCGCTTCTGCTCCTCGCTGCAGGGGAGGCCAGGAGCAGCCAGGTCCACTACTCCGTCCCCGAGGAGGCCAAACACGGCACCTTCGTGGGCCGCATCGCCCAGgacctggggctggagctggcGGAGCTGGTGCCGCGTCTGTTCCGGGTGGCGTCCAAAGGCCGCGGGGACCTTCTGGAGGTAAATCTGCAGAATGGCATTTTGTTTGTGAATTCTCGGATCGACCGGGAGGAGCTGTGCGGGCGGAGCGCGGAGTGCAGCATCCACCTGGAGGTGATCGTGGACAGGCCGCTGCAGGTGTTCCATGTGGCGGTGGAGGTGAAGGACATTAACGACAATCCGCCAGTATTTCCAGTGACAGTAAAGACTATCCGGTTTCACGAATCGAGGCTGCTTGACTCGCGGTTTCCTCTAGAGGGGGCGTTTGATGCAGATGTCGGAGTAAATGCTCTTCTCTCCTACAAGCTCAGCTCCAGTGAGTTTTTCTTTCTCGATATACAGACAAATGATGAACTAAGCCAGTCCTTGTCTCTTGTGCTGAGGAAATCTCTGGACAGAGAGGAAACTGCCGAGATTAATTTGTTACTGGTGGCTACTGATAGGGGCAAACCTGAGCTCACAGGCACCGTTCAACTGCTTATTAAGGTATTAGATGTGAATGACAACGAACCTACTTTTGACCAATCAGTTTACAAAGTACAGTTGTTAGAGAACATCGCAAACGGATCCTTGGTGATTAAATTAAATTCTTCTGATGCAGATGAAGGATCAAACAGCGAGATTGTGTATTCATTTAGTGGTGATGTGTCCCCCAATATAAAGACCAAGTTCAAAATAGATCCCAGCTCAGGGGAAATCAGAACTAAGGGACAATTAGATTATGAGGAAGTGAAATCTTATGAGATTCAAGTCATTGCCTATGACAACGGGACTCCACCAATGTCTGGGCACTGTAAAATTTCAGTAAAACTTGTGGACATCAATGATAACACACCGGAAGTCTCAATCACGTCTCTTTCACTTCCCATCCGAGAGGATGCTCCGCTGGGAACAGTCATCGCCCTCATCACAGTGTCTGACCGCGACTCCGGTGCCAACGGGCAGGTGACCTGCACCCTGACCCCCCATGACTTCTTCAAACTGGTGTCCACCTTCAAGAATTACTATTCGCTGGTGTTGGACAGCGCCCTGGATCGCGAGAACCTGGCGAACTATGAGGTGGGGGTGACCGCGAGGGACGGGGGCTCGCCTTCCCTGTCGGCCACAGCCAGCGTGTCCGTGGAGGTGGCCGACGTGAACGACAACGCGCCCGCGTTCGCGCAGCCCGAGTACACGGTGTTCGTGAAGGAGAACAATCCGCCCGGCTGCCACATCTTCACGGTGTCGGCGCGGGACGCGGACGCGCAGGAGAACGCGCTGGTGTCCTACTCGCTGGTGGAGCGGCGGGTGGGCGAGCGAGCGCTGTCGAGCTACGTGTCGGTGCACGCGGAGAGCGGCAAGGTGTACGCGCTGCAGCCGCTGGACCACGAggagctggagctgctgcagTTCCAGGTGAGCGCGCGCGACGCGGGCGTGCCGCCTCTGGGCAGCAACGTGACGCTGCAGGTGTTCGTGCTGGACGAGAACGACAACGCGCCCGCGCTGCTGCTGCCCGGgccgggcggcggggcgggcgctCTGAGCCAGCGGGTGGCTCGGTCGGTGGGCGCGGGCCACGTGGTGGCAAAGGTGCGCGCGGTGGACGCGGACTCGGGCTACAACGCGTGGCTGTCGTACGAGCTGCAGCCGGCGGCGGGTGGCGCGCGCAGCCCGTTCCGCGTGGGGCTGTACACGGGCGAGATCAGCACGACGCGCGCCCTGGACGAGGCGGACGCGCCGCGCCAGCGCCTGCTGGTGCTGGTGAAGGACCACGGCGAGCCGGCGCTGACGGCCACGGCCACCGTGCTGCTGTCGCTGGAGGACAGCGGCCAGGCGCCCAAGGTCTCTTCGCGGGCGTCGACGGGCGCCGCTGGCGCGGAGGCCGCTCTGGTGGATGTGAACGTGTACCTGATCATCGCCATCTGCGCGGTGTCCAGCCTGTTGGTGCTCACGCTGCTGCTGTACACGGCGCTGCGGCGCTCGGCGCCGCCCAGCGAGGGCGCGTGCGGGCCCGGGAAGCCCACGCTGGTGTGCTCCAGCGCGGTGGGGAGCTGGTCTTACTCGCAGCAGAGGCGGCAGCGGGTGTGCTCTGGGGAGGGGCCGCCCAAGGCAGACCTCATGGCCTTCAGCCCATGTCTCCCACCCGGCCCCATTAGTGGGGATAGAGAAGAGCAGCTGGATGTGAAGGTTGATCTTCCTGCTAAa
- the LOC118893340 gene encoding protocadherin alpha-4-like, with translation MRTKHCGLEMEFSWAIGQEYRRLLLSLLFLSTWKAGSGQVRYSVPEEAKHGTFVGRIAQDLGLELAELVPRLFRVASKGRGDLLEVNLQNGILFVNSRIDREELCGRSAECSIHLEVIVDRPLQVFHVEVEVKDINDNPPVFPGTQKNLFMAESRPLDSRFPLEGASDADIGANALLTYTLSPSEYFSLEKPSYEERVKRLGLVLRKPLDREEAPEIFLVLTASDGGKPKLTGTVQLLVKVLDANDNAPVFDRTLYEVKLQENVPNGTLVIKLNASDLDEGLNGNITYSFSTDILPNVQSKFYIDPITGEIMVKGYIDFEESKSYEILVEGIDKGQPPLSGHCTVMVEVGDTNDNVPVMEFKSLSLPIREDAPVGTVIALISVSDLDSSVNGQVTCTLSPSVPFRLVSTFKNYYSLVLDSALDRESVANYEVGVTARDGGSPSLSATASVSVEVSDVNDNTPAFAQPEYTVFVKENNPPGCHIFTVSARDADAQENALVSYSLVERRVGERALSSYVSVHAESGKVYALQPLDHEELELLQFQVSARDAGVPPLGSNVTLQVFVLDENDNAPALLLPGPGGGAGALSQRVARSVGAGHVVTKVRAVDADSGYNAWLSYELQPAAGGARSPFRVGLYTGEISTTRALDEADAPRQRLLVLVKDHGEPALTATATVLLSLEDSGQAPKVSSRASTGAAGAEAALVDVNVYLIIAICAVSSLLVLTLLLYTALRCSAPPSEGACGPGKPTLVCSSAVGSWSYSQQRRQRVCSGEGPPKADLMAFSPSVPDSGDREDQQPATEDCLSKVSL, from the coding sequence ATGAGAACAAAGCACTGCGGGCTTGAGATGGAGTTTTCCTGGGCAATCGGCCAGGAATACCGGCGTTTGCTGCTCTCACTTCTGTTCCTTTCAACCTGGAAGGCCGGGAGCGGCCAGGTCCGCTACTCCGTCCCGGAGGAGGCCAAACACGGCACCTTCGTGGGCCGCATCGCTCAGgacctggggctggagctggcGGAGCTGGTGCCGCGTCTGTTCCGGGTGGCGTCCAAAGGCCGCGGGGACCTTCTGGAGGTAAATCTGCAGAATGGCATTTTGTTTGTGAATTCTCGGATCGACCGGGAGGAGCTGTGCGGGCGGAGCGCGGAGTGCAGCATCCACCTGGAGGTGATCGTGGACAGGCCGCTGCAGGTGTTCCACGTGGAGGTGGAAGTAAAGGACATTAACGACAATCCTCCTGTGTTCCCGGGAACACAAAAGAATCTGTTCATGGCTGAATCCAGGCCGCTTGACTCTCGGTTTCCACTAGAGGGCGCTTCCGATGCAGACATTGGGGCCAACGCTCTGCTGACTTACACACTGAGCCCCAGTGAGTATTTCTCGCTGGAAAAACCATCCTATGAAGAGCGAGTAAAACGTCTTGGGTTAGTATTAAGGAAACCTTTAGACAGAGAAGAAGCCCCGGAGATTTTTTTAGTGCTTACCGCCTCTGATGGCGGCAAACCTAAGCTGACTGGCACCGTTCAGTTACTCGTCAAAGTGCTGGACGCCAACGACAACGCCCCAGTTTtcgacagaacactctatgaagTGAAATTACAGGAAAATGTTCCTAATGGAACGTTGGTAATTAAACTTAACGCCTCAGATTTAGACGAAGGCTTGAATGGGAATATTACATATTCATTCTCAACTGATATTTTACCAAATGTGCAATCCAAGTTCTACATAGATCCAATTACTGGAGAAATTATGGTAAAGGGATATATCGATTTTGAAGAAAGCAAATCCTATGAAATTCTTGTAGAGGGTATTGATAAGGGGCAGCCCCCACTCTCTGGCCATTGTACAGTTATGGTGGAAGTTGGCGACACCAATGATAATGTCCCAGTAATGGAATTCAAGTCCTTGTCCCTCCCAATTAGGGAAGACGCTCCAGTGGGCACCGTCATCGCCTTGATAAGTGTGTCCGACCTCGACTCCAGTGTCAATGGGCAGGTGACTTGCACCCTGTCGCCCAGTGTTCCCTTCAGGCTGGTGTCCACCTTCAAGAATTACTATTCATTGGTTCTGGACAGCGCCTTGGATCGCGAGAGTGTGGCGAACTATGAGGTGGGGGTGACCGCGAGGGACGGGGGCTCGCCTTCCCTGTCGGCCACAGCCAGCGTGTCCGTGGAGGTGTCCGACGTGAACGACAACACGCCCGCGTTCGCACAGCCCGAGTACACGGTGTTCGTGAAGGAGAACAACCCGCCCGGCTGCCACATCTTCACGGTGTCGGCGCGGGACGCGGACGCGCAGGAGAACGCGCTGGTGTCCTACTCGCTGGTGGAGCGGCGGGTGGGCGAGCGAGCGCTGTCGAGCTACGTGTCGGTGCACGCGGAGAGCGGCAAGGTGTACGCGCTGCAGCCGCTGGACCACGAggagctggagctgctgcagTTCCAGGTGAGCGCGCGCGACGCGGGCGTGCCGCCTCTGGGCAGCAACGTGACGCTGCAGGTGTTCGTGCTGGACGAGAACGACAACGCGCCCGCGCTGCTGCTGCCCGGgccgggcggcggggcgggcgctCTGAGCCAGCGGGTGGCTCGGTCGGTGGGCGCGGGCCACGTGGTGACGAAAGTGCGCGCGGTGGACGCGGACTCGGGCTACAACGCGTGGCTGTCGTACGAGCTGCAGCCGGCGGCGGGTGGCGCGCGCAGCCCGTTCCGCGTGGGGCTGTACACGGGCGAGATCAGCACGACGCGCGCCCTGGACGAGGCGGACGCGCCGCGCCAGCGCCTGCTGGTGCTGGTGAAGGACCACGGCGAGCCGGCGCTGACGGCCACGGCCACCGTGCTGCTGTCGCTGGAGGACAGCGGCCAGGCGCCCAAGGTCTCTTCGCGGGCGTCGACGGGCGCCGCTGGCGCGGAGGCCGCTCTGGTGGATGTGAACGTGTACCTGATCATCGCCATCTGCGCGGTGTCCAGCCTGTTGGTGCTCACGCTGCTGCTGTACACGGCGCTGCGGTGCTCGGCGCCACCCAGCGAGGGCGCGTGCGGGCCCGGGAAGCCCACGCTGGTGTGCTCCAGCGCGGTGGGGAGCTGGTCTTACTCGCAGCAGAGGCGGCAGCGGGTGTGCTCTGGGGAGGGGCCGCCCAAGGCAGATCTCATGGCCTTCAGCCCCAGTGTACCCGactctggggacagagaggatCAGCAGCCAGCAACTGAGGACTGTCTTTCAAAGGTTAGTTTATAA
- the LOC118891944 gene encoding LOW QUALITY PROTEIN: protocadherin alpha-5-like (The sequence of the model RefSeq protein was modified relative to this genomic sequence to represent the inferred CDS: inserted 2 bases in 2 codons; deleted 1 base in 1 codon; substituted 1 base at 1 genomic stop codon), translated as MVYSQRRGPGPRRLLLSLLLLAAWEAGRGQVHXSVPEEAKHGTVVGHIAQDLGLELAKLVLRLFRVASKGRRDLLEVNLQNGILFVNSRIDREELCGRSAECSIHLEVIVDRPLQVFHVEVEMKDINDNPPRFLRQEQTLFXESRIADSRFPLEGASDMDIGRNAELRYKLQANEYFDLDVKTNEEETNFLQLVLKKPVGREETQEHRLLLIAIDGGKPELIGTVQLLINVLDANDDAPEFDKSIYNVRILENAPNGTLVIKLNASNADESINKEIVYLFSNLVVDNVKSKFVINANSGDITVQGRKLDYEDCNLYEINIDAVDKSPFPLTXHCKVIVKILDENDNTPEIVITSLSLPVQEDAQLGSVIALISLSDHDSGANGQVTCTLSPSVPFRLVSTFKNYYSLVLDSALDRESVTNYEVVVTARDRGSPSLSTTASVSVEVSDVNDNAPAFAQPEYTVLVKENNPPGCHIFTVSARDADAQENALVSYSLVERRVGERALSSYVSVHAESGKVYALQPLDHEELELLQFQVSARDAGVPPLGSNVTLQVFVLDENDNAPALLLPGPGGGAGALSQRVARSVGAGHVVAKVRAVDADSGYNAWLSYELQPAAGGARSPFRVGLYTGEISTTRALDEADAPRQRLLVLVKDHGEPALTATATVLLSLEDSGQAPKVSSRASTGAAGAEAALVDVNVYLIIAICAVSSLLVLTLLLYTALRCSAPPSEGACGPGKPTLVCSSVVGSWSYSQQRRQRVCSGEGPPKADLMAFNPSLPQGPISTDTVSLKNLTAIFPVHFIYYRQECSPSQIQRTVFLHFLKKQYGFSQE; from the exons ATGGTATATTCCCAGAGAAGAGGTCCGGGACCCCGGCGCCTGCTGCTCTCGCTTCTGCTCCTCGcagcctgggaggctgggagaggccagGTGCACTAGTCGGTCCCTGAGGAGGCCAAACACGGCACCGTCGTGGGCCACATCGCCCAGgacctggggctggagctggcGAAGCTGGTGCTGCGCCTGTTCCGGGTGGCATCCAAAGGCCGTAGGGACCTTCTGGAGGTAAATCTGCAGAATGGCATTTTGTTTGTGAATTCTCGGATCGACCGGGAGGAGCTGTGCGGGCGGAGCGCGGAGTGCAGCATCCACCTGGAGGTGATCGTGGACCGGCCGCTGCAGGTGTTCCATGTGGAGGTGGAGATGAAGGACATCAATGACAACCCCCCAAGGTTCTTGCGACAAGAACAAACACTAT TAGAATCAAGAATAGCGGATTCTCGGTTTCCGCTAGAGGGCGCATCTGATATGGATATCGGAAGAAACGCAGAACTGAGATACAAGTTACAAGCTAATGAATATTTTGACTTGGATgttaaaacaaatgaagaggaaacaaacTTTTTACAGTTAGTTTTGAAGAAACCAGTAGGTAGGGAAGAAACGCAAGAACATCGTTTATTGCTGATTGCAATTGATGGAGGAAAACCTGAACTAATAGGTACAGTTCAGTTATTGATCAATGTATTGGATGCGAATGATGATGCCCCGGAATTTGATAAATCAATTTATAATGTCAGAATACTGGAAAATGCACCGAATGGGACATTAGTTATTAAACTGAATGCCTCAAATGCAGATGAGAGCATTAATAAGGAAATAGTATACCTCTTTAGTAATCTTGTTGTTGACAACGTAAAATCTAAATTTGTGATCAATGCTAATAGTGGGGATATAACAGTTCAGGGA AGAAAACTGGATTATGAAGACtgtaatttatatgaaattaatatTGATGCTGTTGATAAAAGTCCATTCCCATTAA GACACTGCAAAGTGATAGTGAAAATCCTGGATGAGAATGATAATACCCCAGAGATAGTCATAACCTCCCTATCTCTGCCTGTGCAAGAGGACGCCCAACTGGGCTCTGTCATCGCCCTGATCAGTCTGTCAGACCACGACTCCGGTGCCAATGGGCAGGTGACTTGCACCCTGTCGCCCAGTGTTCCCTTCAGGCTGGTGTCCACCTTCAAGAATTACTATTCATTGGTTCTGGACAGCGCCTTGGATCGCGAGAGTGTGACGAACTATGAGGTGGTGGTGACTGCGAGGGACCGGGGCTCGCCTTCGCTGTCGACCACGGCCAGCGTGTCCGTGGAGGTGTCCGACGTGAACGACAACGCGCCCGCGTTCGCGCAGCCCGAGTACACGGTGTTGGTGAAGGAGAACAACCCGCCCGGCTGCCACATCTTCACGGTGTCGGCGCGGGACGCGGACGCGCAGGAGAACGCGCTGGTGTCCTACTCGCTGGTGGAGCGGCGGGTGGGCGAGCGAGCGCTGTCGAGCTACGTGTCGGTGCACGCGGAGAGCGGCAAGGTGTACGCGCTGCAGCCGCTGGACCACGAggagctggagctgctgcagTTCCAGGTGAGCGCGCGCGACGCGGGCGTGCCGCCTCTGGGCAGCAACGTGACGCTGCAGGTGTTCGTGCTGGACGAGAACGACAACGCGCCCGCGCTGCTGCTGCCCGGgccgggcggcggggcgggcgctCTGAGCCAGCGGGTGGCTCGGTCGGTGGGCGCGGGCCACGTGGTGGCGAAGGTGCGCGCGGTGGACGCGGACTCGGGCTACAACGCGTGGCTGTCGTACGAGCTGCAGCCGGCGGCGGGTGGCGCGCGCAGCCCGTTCCGCGTGGGGCTGTACACGGGCGAGATCAGCACGACGCGCGCCCTGGACGAGGCGGACGCGCCGCGCCAGCGCCTGCTGGTGCTGGTGAAGGACCACGGCGAGCCGGCGCTGACGGCCACGGCCACCGTGCTGCTGTCGCTGGAGGACAGCGGCCAGGCGCCCAAGGTCTCTTCGCGGGCGTCGACGGGCGCCGCTGGCGCGGAGGCCGCTCTGGTGGATGTGAACGTGTACCTGATCATCGCCATCTGCGCGGTGTCCAGCCTGTTGGTGCTCACGCTGCTGCTGTACACGGCGCTGCGGTGCTCGGCGCCGCCCAGCGAGGGCGCGTGCGGGCCCGGGAAGCCCACGCTGGTGTGCTCCAGCGTGGTGGGGAGCTGGTCTTACTCGCAGCAGAGGCGGCAGCGGGTGTGCTCTGGGGAGGGGCCGCCCAAGGCAGACCTCATGGCCTTCAACCCCAGCCTGCCTCAGGGTCCCATCTCTACGGACACCGTGAGTCTCAAAAATCTTACAGCAATTTTTC ccgtACATTTTATCTACTATAGGCAAGAGTGCTCTCCATCTCAAATACAGAGAACTGTTTTTCTACACTTCTTGAAAAAACAATATGGGTTTAGCCAGGAATAA